The nucleotide sequence ATTGTCATTGCCACTGATGCCGACGTCGACGGTATGCACATTCGGCTTCTTTTACTTACCTTCTTCCTTCAGTTTTTCCCTGACTTGGTAAGGAATGGACACCTTTATATACTAGACACACCTTTGTTCAGGGTCAGAAATAAAAAAGAGACGATTTATTGCTATAGTGAAGAAGAGAAAAGCAATGCAATAAACAAGTTAGGGAGCAAACCAGAAATCACACGATTTAAAGGGTTAGGAGAGATCTCCCCGGAAGAGTTTGGTACATTTATAGGTGAAGACATTAAACTCGACCCTATTGTATTAAAGAAAGAAACAAGTATACCTAAGCTTCTTAGCTACTATATGGGCAAGAATACACCAGACAGACAACAGTTCATTATTGAAAATCTAGTTATAGAAAAAGACATAGTAGAGACAATGGATTTAGGTACGTCTAAATATGCTTAATTAATTAGCTACTAATCAAATTATTACAATAAATTAAATAAAGTTAAGATTTAAGTATAAAAGTAATTCCAAGGGAAGATTCTACAAGTTTGAGGAAGTTGAACCTATACAAGAAATATATAACCTATGTCAACTCCACTTAAAATTGACAGAAAAGAAGGTTTCTTCAACAGGATTTACTAAATTGCCTTATTATTTTATTTTTATTATTCAATAAACGATGGCTGAGAACGACAATATTATTCCGATCAACATTGAGGATGAAATGCGAAGTGCTTACATAGACTATTCTATGTCGGTAATCGTATCCCGGGCACTACCCGATGTGAGAGATGGGCTCAAGCCCGTACACAGAAGGGTCTTGTATGGAATGTCCGAACTCGGAGTAAATTATAACAAACCTTATAAAAAATCAGCAAGAATAGTGGGAGAGGTACTTGGTAAGTATCACCCCCATGGCGATAGTTCTGTGTATGACACCATGGTACGTATGGCCCAAGAGTGGTCTTTGCGATATCCGATGGTAGACGGGCAGGGAAACTTTGGTTCGATAGACGGGGACTCTCCGGCTGCCATGCGTTATACCGAAGCCAGGCTAAAAAGGATTGCTGAGGAAATGCTTTCTGATATCAACAAAGACACTGTTGATTTCAGCCCTAACTTCGACGACTCATTAGAGGAGCCTTCTGTACTTCCTGGAAAAGTTCCAAACTTACTTATCAACGGAACCTCTGGTATTGCGGTGGGTATGGCTACGAATATGGCGCCACACAACCTTACTGAGGTGGTCAATGGTATTATTGCTTACATTGAAAACAATGAAATCACCATACCAGAACTCATGGAGCACATCCAAGGACCAGACTTTCCGACGGGTGGTACCATTTATGGAGTACAAGGAATAAACTCTGCATATGAAACAGGTAGGGGACGTGTAGTAATGCGGGCGAATGCGGTTTTTGAAACAACCTCAACAGGCAAAGAGCAGATCATTGTTACTGAAATTCCTTATATGGTCAATAAGGCATCAATGATTGAGAAAACTGCTCAACTGATCAACGAGAAAAGGTTAGAGGGCATTTCTGATTTAAGAGACGAATCTGATAGGGACGGGCTTCGTGTCGTTTATGACCTTAAAAAAGATGCGGTACCAGGCATTGTATTAAATAACCTTTATAAATATACACAGCTTCAATCTTCTTTTGGGGTAAACAATGTGGCCTTAGTTAAAGGCAGACCACAGACACTAAACCTAAAAGACATGATCCACTATTTTGTGGAACATCGTCATGAGGTAGTGACCAGGAGAACTGAATATGAGCTAAAAGAGGCTGAAAAAAGGGCGCATATCTTGCAAGGATACCTTATTGCTCTTGATAACCTTGACGAGGTGATCGCCTTAATACGTAACTCTCGCGACCCAGAAACTGCTAGGGAAGGTCTTATCAGCAACTTTGAACTTTCGGAAATCCAAGCCCGTGCCATTCTGGATATGAGACTTCAGAGGCTTACTGGCATGGAGCGCGATAAAATCGTTAAGGAATACGAAGAAGTAATGGCACTCATTGGCCGTTTAAAAGAAATTCTAGCAAAGAAAGAGCTTCGTATGCAGATCATCAAAGACGAGCTTACAGAAATGAAAGATCGTTATGGTGACAAAAGAAGGACTCAAATAGAACATTCTTCAGATGAGATCTCTATAGAAGACATTTTAGCAGACGAAGAAATGCTCATTACCATTTCTCATGAAGGATATATTAAAAGAACACCACTAACTGAATATAAGGCCCAAAGTAGGGGTGGCGTGGGTTCTAGAGGCGTTGTTACTAAAGACAACGACTTTACGGAGCACCTGTTTATGGCTACAACCCACAATTACCTGCTAATATTTACAGATGCAGGAAAAGTATACTGGTTGAGGGTTTACGAGGTTCCTGAAGGTAGTAAAGTTTCTAAAGGCAGAGCGCTTCAAAACCTTATAAATATTGAAAAGCACGAGAAGGTACAAGCTGTTATCAATGTTAAAAATCTACACGACCAGGATTATATCAACAATACTTTCCTGGTTATGTGTACTGAAAAAGGTACCATTAAGAAAACTAGCCTTGAGGCATACTCTCGTCCTCGCTCTAATGGTATAAATGCCATTACCATCAATGAAGGGGATAAGTTACTGGATGTGCGCCTAACTACAGGAAGCGATGACCTGGTAATAGCGTTACGTTCTGGTAGGGCTATCAGGTTTAACGAAGAACACGTTAGGCCAATGGGAAGAACCGCTGCAGGTGTCCGCGGTGTAACCCTTCAAGATGAACATGATAGAGTAGTTGGTATAGTTCATATTAGTAATACTGAAACGAACCTGCTGGTCGTATCTGAAAAAGGATATGGAAAACGATCTGATATAAATGACTATAGGATCACCAACAGAGGTGGAAAGGGTGTTAAAACAATTAACCTAACTGAGAAAACCGGTCCACTTGTTACCATAAAAGATGTAACAGACCAAGACGACCTGATGATTATCAACAGGTCAGGTATTGTTATCCGTCTCAGGGTTTCAGACTTGAGAGTTATGGGACGTGCTACACAAGGTGTGCGGTTGATCAAGTTGAACAAGAAAGATGAAATCTGCTCGGTTGCAAAAATTGAGCGGATAGAAGACGATGAAGATGATGCGCCTATAGATCCAAATGTAGTCATTGACGGTAGCGAAAGCGATGACGATGAATAAAAACACCCAATAACTTATACCGGAGGATATAATTGAAGAAAAAGCCATTGCATTATTAGCAGTGGCTTTTCTTTTTATTAGTAAACCTGAATCATGCGACAGATTTCGTCATGAGGAACAAAATAACACTTAATCAGTACTTTTGCAGCGCTATGGTCAAGACACAAATGTGAGCGAAACAACTGATTGATTTATTTTACTCCGCAATAGAAAATCCTATCGCATATTTGAGGTTAAACCTTATAACCGAGCAGATTCAAAACAAATCATCAGGTTATGAATTACACTATCAAAGATATATATTGCGTTTTTAATTTTCAGGCATAAACCCAAGACCCTATGAAACTATTTGCATCAATTTGCACAGCTATTCTTTTATCTTTTCAAGTCATGGCGCAGCAGGGAGCTGTAACCAATGCAATATTGTACCAAAGAGACGGAGAACTGGATAAGGCTGTTTCTGAAATTGAAAAAGCCATTGACCATGAAAAAACCAAAGAAAAGGCTGAAACCTGGTATTATAGAGGAGTTATTTATCAATCTATTGCCTATAGTGAAGGCGAAGCGTTTGAGTCTTTCAAAGAAGGTGCCCCTGAAAAAGCGCTAAAGTCTTTTCAAAAAGCAATGGAGCTGGATACTAAAAAGAAAAAGTACTATAAACAGTCTTCGGAAAAGTTAAGTAACCTTTACCCAGCTTTTATTAACCAAGGATATGCCTTATATGAAGCAGGAAAATATGAGCAAGCTGTAAGCAGCTTCGAAAATGCACAGTTGACCAACCCTAAAGACACCACAGGCTATGTGTATGCTATGTATGCAGCAGAGCAGGTACAGGAATATGATAAAATAAAAAAATACATCCGCGACTTGAAAGAAATTGACTATTCAAGCCCTTACTTATACTACACTCTTGTACGCATTACCAACAATGTAGACAAAAACCCTGAAGAAGCCATCCGTATCAGCCAAAAGGCTTTAGAGGAGTTTCCTGGAAATTCTAACCTGTTAGAGCAACAAACAAACATCCTTATTGCCGAAGACCGCAAGGAAGAAGCAATAGAAAACCTGGAGGCCTTATACAAAAATGACAAGAACAATGTCACTGTCCTTACTCAGCTTGGCGTGTTATATGACCAGTCTGGGGAAAAAGACAAAGGATTAAGTTTTTACGAAAAGGTTCTTGAACATGAGCCTGAGCACTACATTGCCAATTTTAACAGCGCTGTGATTTATTATGAAAAAGGGGTGAAGTCTCTAGAGAAGCAGCAAGACTTAAGAGGAAAAGAAAAGTCTGAAGAGTATAAGACAGTTAAAGCCCAAGGAGAGAAGGACTTTAAAGCTTCTCTAGGTTATGCCAAGGTGGCAGCAAAAAAAGCTGAAGACC is from Cytophagaceae bacterium ABcell3 and encodes:
- the gyrA gene encoding DNA gyrase subunit A — protein: MAENDNIIPINIEDEMRSAYIDYSMSVIVSRALPDVRDGLKPVHRRVLYGMSELGVNYNKPYKKSARIVGEVLGKYHPHGDSSVYDTMVRMAQEWSLRYPMVDGQGNFGSIDGDSPAAMRYTEARLKRIAEEMLSDINKDTVDFSPNFDDSLEEPSVLPGKVPNLLINGTSGIAVGMATNMAPHNLTEVVNGIIAYIENNEITIPELMEHIQGPDFPTGGTIYGVQGINSAYETGRGRVVMRANAVFETTSTGKEQIIVTEIPYMVNKASMIEKTAQLINEKRLEGISDLRDESDRDGLRVVYDLKKDAVPGIVLNNLYKYTQLQSSFGVNNVALVKGRPQTLNLKDMIHYFVEHRHEVVTRRTEYELKEAEKRAHILQGYLIALDNLDEVIALIRNSRDPETAREGLISNFELSEIQARAILDMRLQRLTGMERDKIVKEYEEVMALIGRLKEILAKKELRMQIIKDELTEMKDRYGDKRRTQIEHSSDEISIEDILADEEMLITISHEGYIKRTPLTEYKAQSRGGVGSRGVVTKDNDFTEHLFMATTHNYLLIFTDAGKVYWLRVYEVPEGSKVSKGRALQNLINIEKHEKVQAVINVKNLHDQDYINNTFLVMCTEKGTIKKTSLEAYSRPRSNGINAITINEGDKLLDVRLTTGSDDLVIALRSGRAIRFNEEHVRPMGRTAAGVRGVTLQDEHDRVVGIVHISNTETNLLVVSEKGYGKRSDINDYRITNRGGKGVKTINLTEKTGPLVTIKDVTDQDDLMIINRSGIVIRLRVSDLRVMGRATQGVRLIKLNKKDEICSVAKIERIEDDEDDAPIDPNVVIDGSESDDDE